A genome region from Campylobacterota bacterium includes the following:
- the rpsB gene encoding 30S ribosomal protein S2 has protein sequence MVTMKDLLECGVHFGHQTRRWNPKMKKYIFGVRKNIYIIDLQKTLRYFRNAYQQVVDAAAEGKTVLFVGTKKQARVAIREAAEKCGMPYVDNRWLGGMLTNFPTIQKSIRKLDIIEEMQSSGQVNLLTKKEALMMERQKQKLIAYLGGIRHMKTLPDMMFVIDAVKEHIAVQEARNLGIKVVAPLDTNCDPDVIDIPIPGNDDAIRSIQLFCKEMAEAVLEGKALANGGSDEAVAEEEVAVEAAAEEAAASEEVAEEA, from the coding sequence GGAACCCGAAAATGAAAAAATACATTTTCGGCGTCCGCAAAAACATTTACATCATCGACCTCCAAAAAACATTGCGTTATTTCCGCAATGCGTATCAGCAAGTCGTTGACGCTGCGGCGGAAGGGAAAACCGTTCTGTTCGTCGGTACGAAAAAACAAGCGCGCGTAGCGATCCGCGAAGCGGCTGAAAAATGCGGCATGCCATACGTTGACAACCGCTGGTTGGGCGGAATGCTCACCAACTTCCCGACAATCCAGAAATCGATCCGCAAACTCGACATCATCGAAGAGATGCAAAGCAGCGGGCAGGTTAACCTTCTGACCAAAAAAGAAGCGCTGATGATGGAACGCCAGAAACAAAAACTGATCGCGTACCTCGGCGGTATCCGCCACATGAAAACGCTTCCCGACATGATGTTCGTTATCGATGCGGTAAAAGAACACATCGCGGTTCAGGAAGCGCGCAACCTCGGAATCAAAGTAGTTGCTCCTCTGGATACCAACTGTGATCCCGACGTCATCGACATCCCCATCCCGGGTAACGACGACGCGATCCGTTCTATACAGCTTTTCTGTAAAGAAATGGCCGAAGCGGTTCTCGAAGGTAAAGCACTGGCTAACGGCGGAAGCGATGAAGCCGTTGCCGAAGAAGAAGTAGCGGTTGAAGCTGCGGCCGAAGAAGCTGCGGCAAGCGAAGAAGTCGCAGAGGAAGCGTAA